A window from Leptothermofonsia sichuanensis E412 encodes these proteins:
- a CDS encoding tetratricopeptide repeat protein, whose translation MPTVVWQTWMSIGRERTAMGELRTAERIDPKSPEVKGRHGLIAVLEERYEDGIQLLTEALEEGCRYREVYTVLVKTWKELGNSEAVQETRRRFGKKFGDLNPELDVQVLPWVDALSTKDYSLFSHLVQEGSDRDPAIRACQIFDDAVQGEPTSSGKVSLNQTQAVQAWDQLLQSLSPKEQVPTLQAIALYASRADFHAFAGQLWALQGEFQRAIAAWKKAQQLEPNHPISTALLQSLQVQF comes from the coding sequence ATGCCCACTGTCGTCTGGCAGACCTGGATGTCCATTGGGCGGGAGCGCACTGCCATGGGTGAACTGAGGACGGCAGAGCGAATTGATCCTAAATCCCCTGAAGTTAAGGGGCGGCATGGACTGATTGCTGTGCTGGAAGAACGCTATGAGGATGGCATCCAATTACTGACTGAGGCCCTGGAGGAAGGTTGTCGTTACCGGGAAGTTTATACCGTCCTGGTTAAAACCTGGAAAGAACTGGGCAACTCAGAAGCCGTCCAGGAAACCCGTCGTCGGTTTGGTAAGAAATTTGGTGATCTCAACCCCGAATTAGATGTACAGGTACTGCCCTGGGTGGATGCGCTTTCTACAAAGGACTATTCCCTGTTCAGCCATCTGGTACAGGAAGGCAGCGATCGCGACCCGGCAATCCGAGCCTGCCAGATTTTTGATGATGCCGTACAGGGGGAACCCACCAGTAGCGGCAAAGTTTCCCTGAATCAAACGCAGGCAGTTCAGGCATGGGATCAATTACTGCAATCCTTATCACCCAAAGAGCAGGTACCTACCTTACAGGCGATCGCCCTCTACGCCAGCCGGGCTGATTTCCATGCCTTTGCCGGTCAACTCTGGGCATTGCAGGGAGAGTTTCAACGGGCGATCGCTGCCTGGAAAAAGGCCCAACAACTGGAACCCAACCATCCAATCAGCACGGCTTTGCTTCAATCCCTTCAGGTGCAATTCTAG
- a CDS encoding GntR family transcriptional regulator, whose amino-acid sequence MVREPQTAQSKSKPTEEVIYTELYNAILERRLPPETKLGENLLAEHYGISRTIIRQVLQRLAHDRLVKLEPNRGAFVASLSLEEAKQIYEAWRLIEVAIVRDVTQSITPKQVKMLRLLVSEERKACDAQDIPRLTRLSAEFHMQLADLCHNKFLGRFLKELVPQTSLAFFYEIRNMPVCTKDEHSEILDYIASGDVDGAVAAVMRHLDGIEAGLNARASLNQTASLVDILKSRASF is encoded by the coding sequence ATGGTTCGTGAGCCGCAAACCGCTCAATCCAAGTCAAAACCGACAGAAGAAGTTATCTATACCGAGCTTTACAATGCCATTTTGGAACGTCGTCTGCCGCCAGAAACCAAACTGGGTGAAAATCTGCTGGCTGAGCACTATGGCATCAGTCGCACCATCATTCGCCAGGTGTTGCAGCGGCTTGCCCACGATCGGCTGGTAAAACTAGAGCCGAATCGGGGAGCGTTTGTTGCCAGCTTATCTCTGGAGGAAGCAAAACAGATTTACGAAGCCTGGCGCTTAATCGAGGTGGCGATCGTGCGTGACGTTACTCAATCCATCACCCCAAAGCAGGTAAAGATGCTACGGCTGCTGGTTTCAGAGGAACGAAAAGCCTGTGATGCTCAGGATATTCCCCGGTTAACGCGGCTATCGGCTGAGTTTCACATGCAACTTGCCGATCTGTGCCACAACAAATTTCTCGGCAGATTTCTCAAAGAACTGGTTCCACAAACATCGCTGGCATTCTTCTATGAAATTCGGAATATGCCAGTCTGTACGAAAGATGAACACAGTGAGATTTTGGATTACATCGCAAGTGGAGATGTGGATGGTGCTGTAGCGGCTGTGATGCGCCATTTGGATGGAATCGAAGCCGGACTTAATGCGCGGGCATCCCTGAACCAGACAGCCAGTCTGGTAGATATTCTCAAGTCGAGAGCTTCATTTTAA
- a CDS encoding DUF1350 family protein, which produces MDWWEISGNWVLIPQRPTAIVHFLGGAFVATAPQLTYRRLLERLALQGYVIIATPFVNTFDHAAIAQTVLQSFDRTLDALYASHLRRRSLPIYGIGHSMGCKLHLLIGSLFSTERAGNILISFNNFSARNAVPLIEQFSPVFSVEFTPSPLETNQIIAQNYRVRRNLLVKFSNDTIDQTTILTDLLQTRFPGMVVAQHLPGNHLTPLGPDANWQAGNVFTPFDAIAQWMRQEVYRELHQLEHTILRWLNPLARF; this is translated from the coding sequence ATGGACTGGTGGGAAATTTCCGGTAACTGGGTACTGATACCACAGAGACCGACGGCCATTGTACATTTTCTGGGCGGGGCGTTTGTCGCCACTGCCCCACAGTTAACTTACCGTCGGTTGCTAGAACGGTTGGCTTTGCAGGGTTATGTAATCATCGCAACGCCATTTGTGAACACATTTGACCATGCCGCGATCGCCCAAACCGTACTGCAAAGCTTTGACCGCACGCTGGATGCACTGTATGCCAGTCACCTGCGTCGGCGATCGCTGCCGATCTACGGAATTGGTCACAGTATGGGCTGCAAGCTCCATTTACTGATTGGCAGTCTGTTTTCGACTGAACGGGCAGGGAATATTCTAATTTCCTTTAACAACTTCTCCGCCCGCAATGCTGTTCCCCTGATTGAGCAGTTTTCCCCGGTCTTCTCTGTAGAATTTACACCTTCCCCACTTGAAACCAACCAGATCATTGCTCAGAACTATCGAGTGCGCCGAAATTTGCTGGTTAAATTTAGCAATGACACAATCGATCAAACGACTATCCTCACCGACTTGCTTCAGACCCGGTTTCCAGGGATGGTGGTGGCTCAACATCTTCCGGGCAATCATTTAACCCCACTGGGACCGGATGCTAACTGGCAGGCAGGCAATGTTTTTACTCCCTTCGATGCGATCGCCCAGTGGATGCGCCAGGAAGTTTATCGCGAACTGCATCAGCTTGAACATACTATTCTGCGATGGCTTAACCCCCTTGCAAGATTCTAG
- a CDS encoding type II toxin-antitoxin system VapC family toxin has product MRRQFLLDTGVLVALLSKADDFHQWATTTVTMVNQPLLTCEAVITEACFLLQRDSRSQQAVLSLVNKGALQIDFCLSDEVQAIEELITRYENVSMSLADACLVRMTELHLESTILTKALSLH; this is encoded by the coding sequence ATGAGACGACAGTTTTTACTTGATACGGGTGTACTGGTTGCTTTGCTAAGTAAAGCTGACGATTTTCATCAATGGGCTACAACCACTGTCACAATGGTTAATCAACCACTCCTGACCTGTGAAGCCGTCATTACAGAAGCCTGTTTTTTGTTACAGCGTGATTCCCGTAGTCAACAGGCTGTTCTATCCCTGGTGAACAAAGGAGCGTTACAGATAGATTTTTGCCTCTCAGATGAAGTACAGGCAATTGAGGAACTGATAACTCGCTACGAAAATGTATCGATGTCGCTTGCTGATGCCTGCCTGGTCAGGATGACAGAGCTACACCTCGAAAGCACTATCCTTACAAAAGCACTATCCTTACACTAG